A region of Toxorhynchites rutilus septentrionalis strain SRP chromosome 1, ASM2978413v1, whole genome shotgun sequence DNA encodes the following proteins:
- the LOC129767826 gene encoding exosome component 10 isoform X2 codes for MKAVLAMPTGNSRDLYATHPSFIRIMDSQANKILHMISDVLKMHEIKGSIVVRDKEEKFELLQEFNDTILERINSNLDEAAGIKKKHETVLLHSEIQIPAEPRPRLSGTWNNNNTAASGVKATLITGTNIPRPQANFKIPVDNSALNPFVPKIKEKPNSLKPLAVLPEYDDAGNIVSYLHPYEFELDRFEPPKDALEPCEPQEPMNLKETPLDFIDKENQLVGLLKELRKVNEIAIDLEHHSYRTFQGFTCLVQISTRSKDYIIDALALREELHVLNEVFTNPKIVKVLHGSISDIEWLQRDLALYIVNMFDTAEAAKVLEFSRLGLQFLLKHFCNIETDKAFQLADWRIRPIPESFIDYARKDTHYLLYIFDRMRNELIAKGPSFLRTVYNKSSFLCKHRYEKSVINEDAVMNIYRRSKHVFDQRQMYAFREILYWRDKIARQEDESPGYVLPQHMALDISSKLPREMQGIIACCTPVPSLVRQHLHTLHQIILKAREIPLNKSVPRAIEQQQDTRHKMQSLFDISNPLFCPHDNSQGVHLETNLPTLLDSPSKVNICEKMVRCLMKASPDAGVFEETKKRVLDEKGRFVLDVSSPQESRMAKFIEMHYNKHSDGEQSLNESLHLSYKDRTFNSPYERHAETCRNRYQNGSDAEETRTVAQVKCEPDELNETVEPISDPVKKEPISENRRKIPLKVLKRKEDLEAKRKMEQTETADKIKFNNYEPPAKKEKSDRRSKGEYPLQINTNEKVDDEDLHVGESSQNNKTSLSGKKGKNKKKKFKKQNHVGVNKESRQNSNKPIVFDYNQVDFSRFQGGSKPFEGKSKAGKHFSRNQDGNASNNSGSNNDSLKKNLHPNSRIAKGLKKSKNMFNFSSSNLNKK; via the exons ATGAAAGCCGTTCTTGCTATGCCGACTGGGAATTCACGCGATCTATATGCCACACATCCATCTTTTATCCGGATAATGGATTCCCAGGCTAACAAAATTCTGCACATGATATCGGACGTATTGAAGATGCACGAAATTAAGGGAAGCATAGTAGTGCGCGAcaaagaggaaaagtttgaaCTCTTGCAAGAGTTTAATGATACTATTCTCGAAAGGATCAACTCCAACCTGGATGAAGCTGCTggaataaaaaagaaacatgAAACTGTGTTGTTGCACAGTGagattcaaattccagcagAGCCACGGCCTCGTCTAAGTGGAACATGGAACAATAACAATACCGCTGCGTCCGGGGTTAAGGCAACGCTAATCACAGGAACAAATATTCCAAGACCACAAGCGAACTTTAAAATACCCGTAGATAATTCGGCTCTCAATCCGTTTGTACCGAAAATAAAAGAGAAACCAAACTCCTTGAAACCACTCGCTGTTCTGCCGGAGTATGATGACGCTGGAAACATTGTATCATACCTTCATCCATATGAGTTTGAATTGGATCGGTTTGAACCTCCCAAAGATGCCCTTGAACCATGTGAGCCACAGGAACCGATGAATTTAAAAGAAACGCCGCTAGATTTTATTGATAAAGAAAATCAGCTGGTTGGGCTTCTGAAAGAACTAAGGAAGGTCAATGAAATTGCGATAGATTTAGAACATCATTCCTATCGAACTTTTCAAGGTTTTACGTGTTTGGTACAGATTTCAACCAGAAGCAAGGACTACATTATAGATGCTCTTGCACTTCGTGAAGAATTGCATGTACTCAATGAAGTATTTACCAATCCGAAGATTGTAAAAGTTCTACACGGATCGATCAGTGACATAGAGTGGCTTCAGCGGGATCTTGCTTTATACATTGTTAATATGTTTGATACTGCAGAGGCTGCAAAG GTTCTAGAATTTTCCCGGTTAGGTTTGCAGTTTCTTTTGAAACATTTTTGCAACATCGAAACTGATAAAGCTTTTCAATTGGCTGACTGGCGTATTCGTCCAATACCGGAAAGCTTTATTGATTACGCGCGGAAAGATACACACTACCTGTTGTATATCTTTGATCGCATGCGGAATGAACTGATAGCGAAAGGACCTAGTTTTCTTCGGACCGTTTACAACAAGTCCTCTTTTCTTTGCAAACATCGCTACGAGAAAAGCGTAATCAATGAAGATGCCGTCATGAACATTTATCGCCGCTCAAAGCACGTGTTTGACCAGCGCCAAATGTACGCCTTCCGTGAGATTCTCTACTGGAGGGACAAAATCGCTCGCCAAGAAGACGAATCCCCTGGATATGTACTGCCACAGCATATGGCACTGGATATTTCATCCAAATTACCTCGTGAAATGCAAGGAATTATCGCATGCTGTACACCCGTTCCGTCCCTTGTACGACAACATTTGCATACGCTTCACCAGATCATTCTAAAGGCTAGAGAAATTCCTTTGAATAAATCGGTCCCTCGAGCAATCGAACAGCAGCAGGATACAAGACATAAAATGCAATCTTTGTTCGATATTAGTAACCCGTTGTTCTGTCCTCATGATAATAGTCAAGGTGTCCATTTGGAGACGAATTTGCCCACGCTGCTTGACTCTCCTAGCAAGGTTAATATTTGCGAAAAGATGGTGCGCTGTTTGATGAAAGCAAGTCCCGATGCTGGAGTTTTCGAGGAGACTAAAAAA AGGGTGCTCGATGAGAAGGGTCGATTTGTGTTGGACGTAAGCTCTCCCCAAGAATCGCGGATGGCtaaatttattgaaatgcaTTACAACAAG CATAGCGATGGAGAGCAGAGTTTAAACGAAAGTCTACATTTATCTTATAAGGATCGTACATTCAACAGTCCTTATGAGCGCCACGCCGAGACGTGTCGTAACCGTTATCAAAATGGGTCAGATGCGGAGGAAACAAGGACAGTTGCTCAAGTGAAATGTGAACCTGATGAAttgaatgaaaccgttgaacCCATCTCCGACCCAGTTAAAAAAGAACCTATATCCGAAAATAGGAGAAAAATTCCTCTGAAAGTGTTAAAACGGAAAGAAGATTTGGAAGCCAAGCGAAAAATGGAACAAACCGAAACTGctgataaaataaaattcaacaatTACGAACCCCCAGCAAAGAAAGAAAAGAGCGACAGACGATCCAAGGGTGAATATCCGCTCCAAATCAATACCAATGAGAAAGTAGATGACGAGGATCTGCATGTAGGAGAGAGTAGCCAGAACAACAAAACCTCCCTATCTGGGAAGAAAGGAAAgaacaaaaagaaaaagtttaaaaagcAAAACCATGTTGGCGTCAATAAGGAATCCAGgcaaaattcgaataaacccaTTGTGTTTGACTACAACCAGGTGGACTTTTCCAGGTTTCAGGGTGGCTCGAAACCTTTTGAAGGGAAAAGTAAAGCTGGTAAACATTTTTCACGCAATCAGGACGGAAATGCATCGAATAACAGCGGTTCAAACAATGATTCACTGAAGAAAAATCTACATCCCAACAGTAGGATAGCGAAGGGACTCAAGAAAAGTAAAAACATGTTCAACTTTAGCAGCAGCAACTTGAACAAGAAGTGA
- the LOC129767826 gene encoding exosome component 10 isoform X1, with protein sequence MKHKSKVDSSRRFNKNESSAPCAANTRPVPPITDSSIQKYTDEGQKLILNSMKAVLAMPTGNSRDLYATHPSFIRIMDSQANKILHMISDVLKMHEIKGSIVVRDKEEKFELLQEFNDTILERINSNLDEAAGIKKKHETVLLHSEIQIPAEPRPRLSGTWNNNNTAASGVKATLITGTNIPRPQANFKIPVDNSALNPFVPKIKEKPNSLKPLAVLPEYDDAGNIVSYLHPYEFELDRFEPPKDALEPCEPQEPMNLKETPLDFIDKENQLVGLLKELRKVNEIAIDLEHHSYRTFQGFTCLVQISTRSKDYIIDALALREELHVLNEVFTNPKIVKVLHGSISDIEWLQRDLALYIVNMFDTAEAAKVLEFSRLGLQFLLKHFCNIETDKAFQLADWRIRPIPESFIDYARKDTHYLLYIFDRMRNELIAKGPSFLRTVYNKSSFLCKHRYEKSVINEDAVMNIYRRSKHVFDQRQMYAFREILYWRDKIARQEDESPGYVLPQHMALDISSKLPREMQGIIACCTPVPSLVRQHLHTLHQIILKAREIPLNKSVPRAIEQQQDTRHKMQSLFDISNPLFCPHDNSQGVHLETNLPTLLDSPSKVNICEKMVRCLMKASPDAGVFEETKKRVLDEKGRFVLDVSSPQESRMAKFIEMHYNKHSDGEQSLNESLHLSYKDRTFNSPYERHAETCRNRYQNGSDAEETRTVAQVKCEPDELNETVEPISDPVKKEPISENRRKIPLKVLKRKEDLEAKRKMEQTETADKIKFNNYEPPAKKEKSDRRSKGEYPLQINTNEKVDDEDLHVGESSQNNKTSLSGKKGKNKKKKFKKQNHVGVNKESRQNSNKPIVFDYNQVDFSRFQGGSKPFEGKSKAGKHFSRNQDGNASNNSGSNNDSLKKNLHPNSRIAKGLKKSKNMFNFSSSNLNKK encoded by the exons ATGAAGCATAAAAGCAAAGTAGACAGTTCTAGGAGattcaataaaaatgaatcatcgGCCCCATGTGCAGCAAATACACGTCCTGTTCCACCGATTACTGATAGTTCAATTCAGAAATACACCGAT GAAGGTCAAAAACTGATCTTAAATTCGATGAAAGCCGTTCTTGCTATGCCGACTGGGAATTCACGCGATCTATATGCCACACATCCATCTTTTATCCGGATAATGGATTCCCAGGCTAACAAAATTCTGCACATGATATCGGACGTATTGAAGATGCACGAAATTAAGGGAAGCATAGTAGTGCGCGAcaaagaggaaaagtttgaaCTCTTGCAAGAGTTTAATGATACTATTCTCGAAAGGATCAACTCCAACCTGGATGAAGCTGCTggaataaaaaagaaacatgAAACTGTGTTGTTGCACAGTGagattcaaattccagcagAGCCACGGCCTCGTCTAAGTGGAACATGGAACAATAACAATACCGCTGCGTCCGGGGTTAAGGCAACGCTAATCACAGGAACAAATATTCCAAGACCACAAGCGAACTTTAAAATACCCGTAGATAATTCGGCTCTCAATCCGTTTGTACCGAAAATAAAAGAGAAACCAAACTCCTTGAAACCACTCGCTGTTCTGCCGGAGTATGATGACGCTGGAAACATTGTATCATACCTTCATCCATATGAGTTTGAATTGGATCGGTTTGAACCTCCCAAAGATGCCCTTGAACCATGTGAGCCACAGGAACCGATGAATTTAAAAGAAACGCCGCTAGATTTTATTGATAAAGAAAATCAGCTGGTTGGGCTTCTGAAAGAACTAAGGAAGGTCAATGAAATTGCGATAGATTTAGAACATCATTCCTATCGAACTTTTCAAGGTTTTACGTGTTTGGTACAGATTTCAACCAGAAGCAAGGACTACATTATAGATGCTCTTGCACTTCGTGAAGAATTGCATGTACTCAATGAAGTATTTACCAATCCGAAGATTGTAAAAGTTCTACACGGATCGATCAGTGACATAGAGTGGCTTCAGCGGGATCTTGCTTTATACATTGTTAATATGTTTGATACTGCAGAGGCTGCAAAG GTTCTAGAATTTTCCCGGTTAGGTTTGCAGTTTCTTTTGAAACATTTTTGCAACATCGAAACTGATAAAGCTTTTCAATTGGCTGACTGGCGTATTCGTCCAATACCGGAAAGCTTTATTGATTACGCGCGGAAAGATACACACTACCTGTTGTATATCTTTGATCGCATGCGGAATGAACTGATAGCGAAAGGACCTAGTTTTCTTCGGACCGTTTACAACAAGTCCTCTTTTCTTTGCAAACATCGCTACGAGAAAAGCGTAATCAATGAAGATGCCGTCATGAACATTTATCGCCGCTCAAAGCACGTGTTTGACCAGCGCCAAATGTACGCCTTCCGTGAGATTCTCTACTGGAGGGACAAAATCGCTCGCCAAGAAGACGAATCCCCTGGATATGTACTGCCACAGCATATGGCACTGGATATTTCATCCAAATTACCTCGTGAAATGCAAGGAATTATCGCATGCTGTACACCCGTTCCGTCCCTTGTACGACAACATTTGCATACGCTTCACCAGATCATTCTAAAGGCTAGAGAAATTCCTTTGAATAAATCGGTCCCTCGAGCAATCGAACAGCAGCAGGATACAAGACATAAAATGCAATCTTTGTTCGATATTAGTAACCCGTTGTTCTGTCCTCATGATAATAGTCAAGGTGTCCATTTGGAGACGAATTTGCCCACGCTGCTTGACTCTCCTAGCAAGGTTAATATTTGCGAAAAGATGGTGCGCTGTTTGATGAAAGCAAGTCCCGATGCTGGAGTTTTCGAGGAGACTAAAAAA AGGGTGCTCGATGAGAAGGGTCGATTTGTGTTGGACGTAAGCTCTCCCCAAGAATCGCGGATGGCtaaatttattgaaatgcaTTACAACAAG CATAGCGATGGAGAGCAGAGTTTAAACGAAAGTCTACATTTATCTTATAAGGATCGTACATTCAACAGTCCTTATGAGCGCCACGCCGAGACGTGTCGTAACCGTTATCAAAATGGGTCAGATGCGGAGGAAACAAGGACAGTTGCTCAAGTGAAATGTGAACCTGATGAAttgaatgaaaccgttgaacCCATCTCCGACCCAGTTAAAAAAGAACCTATATCCGAAAATAGGAGAAAAATTCCTCTGAAAGTGTTAAAACGGAAAGAAGATTTGGAAGCCAAGCGAAAAATGGAACAAACCGAAACTGctgataaaataaaattcaacaatTACGAACCCCCAGCAAAGAAAGAAAAGAGCGACAGACGATCCAAGGGTGAATATCCGCTCCAAATCAATACCAATGAGAAAGTAGATGACGAGGATCTGCATGTAGGAGAGAGTAGCCAGAACAACAAAACCTCCCTATCTGGGAAGAAAGGAAAgaacaaaaagaaaaagtttaaaaagcAAAACCATGTTGGCGTCAATAAGGAATCCAGgcaaaattcgaataaacccaTTGTGTTTGACTACAACCAGGTGGACTTTTCCAGGTTTCAGGGTGGCTCGAAACCTTTTGAAGGGAAAAGTAAAGCTGGTAAACATTTTTCACGCAATCAGGACGGAAATGCATCGAATAACAGCGGTTCAAACAATGATTCACTGAAGAAAAATCTACATCCCAACAGTAGGATAGCGAAGGGACTCAAGAAAAGTAAAAACATGTTCAACTTTAGCAGCAGCAACTTGAACAAGAAGTGA
- the LOC129761070 gene encoding uncharacterized protein LOC129761070: MVTSDGIPNMRCDGDKIVPNSIALLDSKPEVFDGKKQKFRESCHKLAEPYLIRMNQMSDELEKNGAVLRQIGDTEARATKIVDEGGPEAERVLGMQWRATEDVFVFSSDTDLGAVTPTKRGILRCVMSQFDPLGLLSHFLIHGRVIIQDIWRTKAGWDDVVDELIIERWHLWVAKFNDLKAVRIPRAYFPGVTASEIEDLYLHIFVDGSETAYACVAYLRATIHGKFQCALVGGKAKVAPLKTLSIPRLELHAALIGCRLMKTLCNSHSLPISRRVIWTDSKTVLSWIHSDHRRYRQFVACRIGEIISKTNLEEWRYVPSKINVADDGTKWASGPNLKPDSRWFKGPEFLWASEEAWPQQVKPEETETEARPCHIHIAVQHDEIINWERFSKFERLQRAVAYIHRFTDNCRRKAAKQPLQSSHITQEEIYRAENTLWRSAQLAEFPEEMVRLQMTKDGRKSKLNQGSRLYKLSPFIDEWGVARMDTRIAGAIFVSHDTRFPIILPKGHRLTNLVVEWYHRHYLHVNNETVINEVRQRFHVPRLRALVRKLSRTCMQCRVSKAKPLCPREAPLPDARLSPYTRPFSYVGLDYFGPIQAKVGRFLAKRWVALFTCLTIRAVHLEVVHSLSTEACKMAIRRFVVRRGSPLEIRSDNGTNFLGANRELQH; encoded by the exons ATGGTAACCAGCGACGGCATACCTAACATGCGTTGTGACGGCGATAAAATTGTTCCCAACAGTATTGCGTTATTGGATAGCAAACCGGAAGTGTTTGATGGAAAAAAGCAAAAGTTCAGAGAATCATGCCACAAACTAGCAGAGCCATATTTGATACGAATGAATCAAATGTCCGATGAATTGGAGAAAAATG GCGCAGTACTCCGCCAGATTGGGGATACCGAAGCGAGAGCAACGAAGATCGTCGATGAAGGCGGTCCTGAAGCAGAACGCGTGCTAGGCATGCAATGGAGAGCAACCGAGGATGTCTTCGTGTTCTCCAGCGATACCGACTTGGGAGCCGTCACCCCTACAAAGCGAGGCATCTTACGGTGCGTTATGAGTCAGTTTGATCCGTTGGGGCTTCTTTCCCACTTCCTCATCCATGGCCGCGTTATCATTCAAGATATATGGCGTACAAAAGCTGGTTGGGACGACGTGGTAGACGAGTTAATCATTGAACGATGGCATTTGTGGGTAGCCAAATTCAACGACCTGAAAGCTGTTCGTATACCTCGTGCCTATTTTCCGGGCGTAACGGCATCGGAAATCGAGGACTtgtacttgcatatatttgtcgACGGCAGCGAGACTGCCTATGCTTGTGTCGCCTACTTGAGGGCCACCATCCATGGAAAGTTCCAGTGTGCACTTGTCGGAGGAAAAGCGAAAGTAGCACCTTTGAAAACGTTATCCATCCCGAGGCTGGAGCTGCACGCGGCGTTAATAGGCTGTAGGTTGATGAAAACGTTATGTAACAGTCACAGTCTCCCAATATCGCGACGAGTGATTTGGACCGATTCAAAAACCGTCCTTTCGTGGATCCATTCTGATCATCGTCGCTATCGACAGTTTGTCGCCTGTCGGATAGGAGAAATCATCTCCAAGACAAACCTTGAGGAGTGGCGGTACGTTCCATCGAAAATCAACGTCGCGGATGATGGAACCAAGTGGGCTAGTGGACCAAACCTGAAACCCGACAGCCGTTGGTTCAAAGGACCGGAGTTTCTATGGGCATCAGAGGAGGCTTGGCCACAACAAGTAAAACCAGAGGAAACCGAAACCGAAGCTCGACCATGTCACATCCATATAGCAGTGCAACATGACGAAATCATTAACTGGGAACGCTTTTCGAAGTTCGAGAGGCTACAAAGAGCAGTTGCATACATCCACCGCTTCACAGACAACTGTAGACGCAAGGCAGCAAAACAACCACTGCAATCCTCGCACATTACCCAGGAAGAAATCTATAGAGCTGAAAATACTCTATGGCGATCGGCGCAGCTAGCTGAGTTTCCGGAAGAGATGGTTCGACTCCAGATGACAAAAGATGGACGAAAATCGAAACTCAACCAAGGTAGCCGTCTTTACAAGCTATCACCGTTCATCGACGAATGGGGAGTAGCGCGAATGGACACTCGAATCGCTGGGGCAATCTTCGTTTCGCACGATACTAGATTCCCAATCATCCTCCCGAAAGGTCATCGCCTCACCAACCTGGTCGTAGAGTGGTATCACCGACATTATCTGCATGTGAACAATGAAACCGTTATCAACGAGGTCCGCCAACGATTTCACGTTCCTCGTCTCCGAGCACTAGTCAGGAAACTTTCCAGAACCTGTATGCAGTGCAGAGTGTCAAAGGCAAAACCGCTGTGCCCACGTGAAGCACCACTTCCTGATGCGAGACTCAGTCCATATACTCGACCGTTCAGCTATGTTGGACTGGACTACTTCGGTCCCATTCAAGCCAAGGTCGGACGTTTTCTGGCCAAACGATGGGTGGCCCTGTTCACGTGCCTCACCATTCGGGCCGTCCATCTGGAGGTGGTACACTCCCTTTCCACCGAAGCCTGTAAGATGGCGATACGACGATTCGTAGTGCGGCGTGGATCACCCTTGGAGATTAGAAGTGATAACGGCACCAACTTCCTCGGAGCCAACCGTGAGCTACAGCATTAG